A stretch of Corvus hawaiiensis isolate bCorHaw1 chromosome 8, bCorHaw1.pri.cur, whole genome shotgun sequence DNA encodes these proteins:
- the MORN4 gene encoding MORN repeat-containing protein 4 isoform X2, with protein sequence MTLTKGSFTYSNGEEYRGEWKEGRRHGIGQLMFSDGTTYVGHFENGLFHGCGVLTFSDGSRYEGEFVQGKFSGVGVFTRCDNMTFEGEFKGGRVYGFGLLTFPDGSHGVPRNEGFFENNKLLRREKCTAIIQRAQGASKSAHSLTA encoded by the exons ATGACCCTCACCAAAGGCTCCTTCACCTACTCCAATGGGGAGGAGTACCGCGGCGAGTGGAAAGAAG GTCGCAGGCACGGCATCGGGCAGCTGATGTTTTCTGATGGCACTACTTACGTGGGGCACTTTGAGAACGGGCTCTTCCACGGCTGCGGCGTGCTCACCTTCTCTGATggctccag GTATGAGGGGGAGTTTGTGCAGGGCAAGTTCAGTGGCGTTGGAGTCTTCACCCGCTGTGACAACATGACCTTTGAGGGCGAGTTCAAAGGCGGGCGCGTGTATGGCTTCG gtCTCCTGACCTTCCCCGATGGCTCCCACGGCGTGCCCCGCAACGAGGGCTTCTTTGAGAACAACAAGCTGCTGCGGCGGGAGAAGTGCACGGCCATCATCCAGAGGGCCCAGGGCGCCTCCAAGTCTGCCCACAGCCTGACAGCGTGA
- the AVPI1 gene encoding arginine vasopressin-induced protein 1 isoform X2 encodes MGRAAAAGPRCGGAKRVRERSGHQAEPPPPAARAMGTPASVVSDSPGQAAPAARARKRASANIFQGVGLLELRSLFRSGGAERPEERARLVWRYAGQRRMARALRRLRRRRTAQPGGGMAALRRFEHLRIVEKKLEGDCGAETGSGSMQQH; translated from the exons ATGGGGCGCGCGGCCGCGGCGGGACCCCGGTGCGGTGGCGCGAAGCGGGTCCGGGAACGCAGCGGGCACCAGGCGGAGCCGCCCCCGCCAG CGGCCAGGGCCATGGGCACTCCGGCCTCGGTGGTGAGCGACTCTCCGGGACAGGCGGCGCCCGCAGCCCGCGCCCGTAAGCGGGCCTCGGCCAACATCTTCCAGGGCGTGGGGCTGCTAGAGCTGCGGAGCCTGTtccggagcggcggggccgagcGGCCCGAGGAGCGCGCCCGCCTCGTCTGGCGGTACGCGGGCCAGCGGCGCATGGCGCGGGCCCTGCGGCGGCTGCGGCGACGGCGAACAGCCCAGCCCGGCGGCGGGATGGCAGCGCTACGGCGCTTCGAACACCTTCG GATCGTGGAGAAGAAGCTGGAGGGTGACTGCGGGGCCGAGACAGGCTCAGGGTccatgcagcagcactga
- the UBTD1 gene encoding ubiquitin domain-containing protein 1, which translates to MGGCVGRQRRERPAAGGNARKRAGRNEPLKKECPKWKSDYPMTDGQLRSKRDEFWDTAPAFEGRKEIWDALKAAAYAVEANDHSLAQAILDGASITLPHGSLTECYDELGNRYQLPVYCLAPPVNLILERSEEEAVEPVEPLPNTRREFALKVRLSTGKDLRLSASMSDTIGQLKKQLQAQEGIDLAWQRWFFSGKLLTDRTRLQETKIQKDFVVQVIVNQPLPPRN; encoded by the exons GCCGCAATGAGCCCCTGAAGAAGGAGTGTCCCAAGTGGAAGAGCGACTACCCCATGACAGACGGGCAGCTGCGCAGCAAGCGGGACGAGTTTTGGGACACGGCACCCGCCTTTGAAGGCCGCAAGGAGATCTGGGATGCCCTGAAGGCAGCTGCCTATGCTGTAGAAGCCAATGACCACAGCCTGGCCCAGGCCATCCTCGATGGAGCCAGCATCACCCTGCCCCATG ggtccCTGACGGAGTGCTATGATGAGCTGGGCAACCGGTACCAGCTGCCCGTCTACTGCCTTGCACCCCCCGTCAACCTGATCCTGGAGCGGAGCGAGGAGGAGGCAGTGGAACCAGTGGAGCCTCTGCCCAACACCCGGCGGGAGTTCGCCCTCAAGGTGCGCCTCTCCACCGGCAAGGACCTGCGGCTCAGCGCCAGCATGAGTGACACCATCGGGCAGCTGAAGAAGCAGCTGCAGGCGCAGGAGGGCATTGACCTGGCCTGGCAGCGGTGGTTCTTCTCAGGCAAGCTGCTCACTGACCGCACACGACTGCAGGAGACCAAGATCCAGAAGGATTTTGTTGTGCAAGTGATTGTCAATCAGCCCCTCCCACCCAGGAACTGA
- the MARVELD1 gene encoding MARVEL domain-containing protein 1, with product MARTAPPTVPPPPGPPARGSLSLHRAYLRSPLGLLRLGQLALGAAFWVTVAAHKYEGAAHFALFAAVLVWLLTLALFGLSLLGRWELVPWLGSRWLLTNLVHDLALGVGLYAAATGIMGHKAKQRSFCNLPGYSQHCLYSAYLSASICGGITACLYLFSGLYCLSRRCQDQRDII from the coding sequence ATGGCCCGCACGGCTCCTCCGACAGTGCCGCcgcccccggggccgccggcccgcggctccctcagcctccatCGCGCCTACCTGCGGAGCCCGCTGGGCCTGCTACGCCTGGGGCAGCTGGCGCTGGGCGCTGCCTTCTGGGTGACGGTAGCGGCTCATAAGTACGAGGGGGCGGCTCACTTCGCTCTGTTTGCCGCCGTCCTGGTCTGGCTCCTCACCCTGGCCCTCTTCGGGCTGAGCCTGCTGGGGCGCTGGGAGCTGGTGCCCTGGCtgggctcccgctggctcctcACCAACCTGGTGCACGACCTGGCACTGGGCGTGGGGCTCTACGCAGCTGCCACTGGCATCATGGGTCACAAGGCCAAGCAGAGAAGCTTTTGCAACCTGCCGGGCTACAGCCAGCATTGCCTCTACAGTGCCTACCTGAGCGCCTCCATCTGCGGGGGCATCACTGCCTGCCTGTACCTCTTCTCTGGGCTCTATTGCCTGTCACGGCGTTGCCAGGACCAGCGAGACATCATCTGA
- the AVPI1 gene encoding arginine vasopressin-induced protein 1 isoform X1, producing the protein MGRAAAAGPRCGGAKRVRERSGHQAEPPPPGLCEGPVGAGRCRSESGSRRGLAPRAGRDRTCVPRPEPGRLPRSRAAPPARLAPCPAPRTALPPMPALPHWASAPDPGGSGPDRTARPESDADCSVPAAARAMGTPASVVSDSPGQAAPAARARKRASANIFQGVGLLELRSLFRSGGAERPEERARLVWRYAGQRRMARALRRLRRRRTAQPGGGMAALRRFEHLRIVEKKLEGDCGAETGSGSMQQH; encoded by the exons ATGGGGCGCGCGGCCGCGGCGGGACCCCGGTGCGGTGGCGCGAAGCGGGTCCGGGAACGCAGCGGGCACCAGGCGGAGCCGCCCCCGCCAGGTCTGTGCGAGGGACCGGTGGGCGCGGGGCGGTGTCGGAGCGAAAGTGGGTCACGGCGGGGCCTAGcgccccgggcggggcgggaccGGACTTGCGTGCCCCGGCCCGAGCCGGGGCGTCTCCCGCGTTCCCGGGCGGCCCCGCCTGCGCGGCTGGCCCCCTGCCCGGCGCCCCGGACCGCCCTTCCCCCGATGCCCGCCCTTCCTCACTGGGCATCCGCCCCGGATCCCGGGGGAAGCGGACCGGACCGGACGGCGAGACCGGAGTCTGACGCCGACTGTTCGGTGCCCGCAGCGGCCAGGGCCATGGGCACTCCGGCCTCGGTGGTGAGCGACTCTCCGGGACAGGCGGCGCCCGCAGCCCGCGCCCGTAAGCGGGCCTCGGCCAACATCTTCCAGGGCGTGGGGCTGCTAGAGCTGCGGAGCCTGTtccggagcggcggggccgagcGGCCCGAGGAGCGCGCCCGCCTCGTCTGGCGGTACGCGGGCCAGCGGCGCATGGCGCGGGCCCTGCGGCGGCTGCGGCGACGGCGAACAGCCCAGCCCGGCGGCGGGATGGCAGCGCTACGGCGCTTCGAACACCTTCG GATCGTGGAGAAGAAGCTGGAGGGTGACTGCGGGGCCGAGACAGGCTCAGGGTccatgcagcagcactga
- the ANKRD2 gene encoding ankyrin repeat domain-containing protein 2: MELDVERAKELIEQKLAEEEEEEKLKGDGAREPPAVERMNTPELEEEKRCGPRNRGLEAIKGQERVRRSSVDLRREIIDVGSIQRLIELRKQRRQRRAERAATPEPTPPPEPLEIEGPVEPETFLRAAVQGKMHVIEKFLADGGSPDTCDEFHRTALHRSSLEGHMEILQKLLDSGATVDFRDRLDCTAVHWACRGGHLDAVKLLQDRGADLNVKDKLLSTPLHVATRTGHLDIVEHLIHCGVDVNASDREGDTALHDATRLSRYKIIKMLILHGADMMAKNEAGKTPTDLVQQWQVDTRQALETKEQPQGEMEVPA, encoded by the exons ATGGAGCTGGATGTGGAACGGGCCAAGGAGCTCATTGAGCAGaagctggcagaggaggaggaggaggag aAACTCAAAGGGGATGGTGCACGGGAGCCGCCGGCCGTGGAGCGTATGAACACAcctgagctggaggaggagaaacGCTGTGGCCCCAGGAACAGGGGCCTTGAGGCCATCAAG GGCCAGGAGAGGGTGCGGAGGAGTTCAGTGGATCTGAGGCGGGAGATCATCGACGTGGGCAGCATCCAACGACTCATTGAGCTCCGCAAGCAGCGCCGGCAGCGCCGGGCAGAGCGGGCGGCCACCCCCGAGCCCACCCCGCCACCTGAGCCCCTGGAGATT GAGGGTCCTGTGGAGCCAGAGACCTTCCTGCGAGCTGCTGTCCAGGGCAAGATGCACGTCATCGAGAAGTTTCTGGCAGATGGTGGCTCCCCCGACACATGTGATGAG TTCCACCGCACAGCCCTGCACCGCTCCTCACTGGAGGGACACATGGAAATcctgcagaagctgctggaCAGTGGGGCCACTGTTGACTTCAGGGACCGG CTGGACTGCACCGCTGTGCACTGGGCCTGCCGGGGTGGGCACCTGGATGCTGTCAAGCTGCTGCAAGACCGTGGGGCAGACCTCAATGTGAAGGACAag CTGCTCAGCACACCCCTTCATGTGGCCACCCGAACCGGACACCTTGACATTGTGGAGCATCTCATCCACTGTGGGGTGGATGTCAATGCCTCAGACAGG GAAGGCGACACAGCGCTGCATGATGCCACACGGCTCAGTCGCTACAAGATCATCAAAATGCTGATCCTGCACGGGGCTGACATGATGGCCAAGAATGAG GCTGGCAAGACCCCGACAGACCtggtgcagcagtggcaggTGGACACACGCCAGGCGCTGGAGACCAAGGAGCAGCCGCAGGGGGAGATGGAGGTCCCTGCATGA
- the PI4K2A gene encoding phosphatidylinositol 4-kinase type 2-alpha: MDETSPLVSPERAQGPDYGLPGGAVRALPPAAPPPPSPPGSPGGRDRERQPLLERGARGPAAAQAQAQAAAAAAAAAAAAAAAQRERNDFPEDPEFAEVVRRAELASERGIFPERISQGSSGSYFVKDPQGKIIGVFKPKNEEPYGQLNPKWTKWLQKLCCPCCFGRDCLVLNQGYLSEAGASLVDQKLELNIVPRTKVVYLASETFNYSAIDRVKSRGKRLALEKVPKVGQRFNRIGLPPKVGSFQLFVEGYKDADYWLRRFEAEPLPENTNRQLLLQFERLVVLDYIIRNTDRGNDNWLIKYDCPLDSAGVRDSDWVVVKEPIIKLAAIDNGLAFPLKHPDSWRAYPFYWAWLPQAKIPFSQEIKDLILPKISDPNFVKDLEEDLYELFKKDPGFDRGQFHKQIAVMRGQILNLTQALKDGKSPLHLVQMPPVIVETARSHQRSASESYTQSFQSRKPFFSWW, from the exons aTGGACGAGACAAGCCCGCTGGTGTCGCCGGAGAGGGCGCAGGGCCCCGACTACGGGCTGCCGGGGGGTGCTGTGCGCGccctcccgcccgccgcgcccccgccgccctcccCTCCCGGCTCCCCTGGTGGCCGCGACCGCGAGCGGCAGCCGCTGCTGGagcgcggggcgcggggcccggcagcggcgCAGGCCCAGgcgcaggcggcggcggcggcggcggcggcggcagcggcggcggcggcggcgcagcGGGAGCGCAACGACTTCCCCGAGGATCCCGAGTTTGCCGAGGTCGTGCGGCGGGCTGAGCTGGCCAGCGAGCGCGGCATCTTCCCCGAGCGCATCTCGCAGGGCTCCAGCGGCAGCTACTTCGTGAAGGACCCGCAGGGG AAAATCATTGGCGTCTTCAAGCCCAAGAATGAGGAGCCATACGGGCAGCTGAACCCCAAGTGGACCAAGTGGCTGCAGAAGTTGTGCTGCCCGTGCTGCTTTGGGAGAGACTGCCTTGTCCTGAACCAGGGCTACCTGTCGGAGGCGGGTGCCAGCCTGGTAGACCAGAAGCTGGAACTCAACATTGTTCCCCGCACAAAG GTGGTGTATCTGGCCAGTGAGACCTTTAACTACAGTGCCATTGACAGGGTGAAGTCCCGAGGAAAGAGGCTGGCCCTGGAGAAGGTGCCGAAAGTTGGCCAGCGCTTCAACCGCATTGGTCTGCCACCCAAG GTGGGCTCCTTCCAGCTCTTTGTGGAAGGCTACAAGGATGCAGACTACTGGCTGCGGCGGTTTGAAGCCGAGCCACTCCCGGAGAACACTAAtcggcagctgctgctgcagttcgAGCGGCTGGTGGTACTGGATTACATCATCAGGAACACAG ATCGGGGCAATGACAACTGGCTCATCAAGTATGACTGTCCCCTGGACAGCGCGGGCGTGCGG GACAGCGACTGGGTAGTGGTGAAGGAGCCCATCATCAAGCTGGCTGCTATAGACAACGGTTTGGCCTTTCCCTTGAAACACCCGGACTCATGGAGAGCAT ATCCATTCTACTGGGCATGGCTGCCCCAggccaaaatccccttttcacAGGAGATCAAGGACCTGATTCTTCCCAAGATCTCAGACCCCAACTTTGTCAAGGACCTGGAGGAAGATCTGTATGAGCTCTTCAAG AAAGACCCTGGCTTTGACAGGGGACAGTTTCACAAGCAGATTGCTGTCATGAGAGGCCAG ATCCTGAACCTGACTCAGGCGTTGAAAGATGGGAAGAGTCCACTGCACCTGGTTCAGATGCCACCTGTGATTGTGGAAACAGCGCGCTCCCACCAGCGCTCCGCCAGTGAGTCCTACACGCAGAGCTTCCAGAGCCGGAAGCCTTTCTTCTCATGGTGGTAG
- the HOGA1 gene encoding 4-hydroxy-2-oxoglutarate aldolase, mitochondrial — MPDPSLALQPSPVGGRGIAARAGKQKGKHNWSGQSSPGGVLHSCSQLLKEEEHPELIWYHPHVIYPAGLQVPHVPCQTLTAPRRGRQHRQQQHPATMAFSSRLTSSLRPALAALQWAAPRQCRRLSTPQGSEPSLDLRGIFPPLATPFSPSQEVDYAQLEGNLRRYASIPFRGLVVLGSSGEYPYLAPHERVEVVSCVRQALPRDRLLLAGSGCESTQATIELTVSMAEAGADVALVVTPCYYRGAMTTAALVHHYTEVGNASPIPVVLYSVPASTGLDLPMDAVITLAQHPNIIGIKDSGGDITRMGLMVHKTRQEDFQVLAGSAGFLLASYAVGAAGGVCALANVLGDPLCQLDHLCREGRWQEARDLQHRLIEPNTAVTRRFGIPGLKKAMEWFGYYGGPCRAPLAPLSPAQAEELKSTFSANGWL, encoded by the exons ATGCCTGATCCCTCCCTGGCCTTGCAGCCCAGCCCTGTAGGAGGCAGAGGGAtagctgccagggctggcaaGCAGAAGGGAAAGCACAACTGGAGTGGCCAAAGCTCCCCTGGAGGGGTGCTGCACTCCTGCAGCCAGCTCCTGAAGGAGGAAGAACATCCTGAGCTCATCTGGTACCACCCCCATGTCATCTACCCAGCAGGGTTGCAGGTCCCTCACGTGCCCTGTCAAACATTAACAGCCCCTCGGCGAGGcagacagcacaggcagcagcagcacccagccacCATGGCATTCAGCAGCCGCCTCACCTCGTCCCTCCGGCCcgccctggcagctctgcagtgggcAGCCCCCAGGCAGTGCCGGAGGCTCAGCACCCCCCAGGGATCAGAGCCCTCACTCGATCTCAGGGGCATCTTCCCACCCCTCGCCACCCCTTTCTCACCCTCACAGGAGGTGGACTATGCCCAGCTGGAGGGAAACCTGCGCCGCTACGCCAGCATCCCTTTCAGAG gactggtggtgctgggctcCAGTGGGGAGTATCCATACCTGGCACCCCACGAGAGGGTGGAGGTGGTGAGCTGCGTGCGCCAGGCTCTGCCCAGGGACCGCTTGCTGCTGGCTGGCTCGGGCTGCGAat CCACCCAGGCCACCATCGAGCTGACGGTCAGCATGGCAGAGGCAGGGGCTGATGTGGCGCTGGTTGTGACACCCTGCTATTACCGGGGTGCCATGACCACTGCTGCCCTGGTCCATCACTACACAGAG gtTGGCAACGCATCCCCCATCCCGGTGGTGCTCTACAGTGTCCCTGCCAGCACTGGCCTGGACCTGCCCATGGACGCTGTCATCACCTTGGCTCAGCACCCCAACATCATTGGGATCAAGGACAGCGGTGGGGAC ATCACCCGCATGGGGCTGATGGTCCACAAGACAAGGCAGGAGGATTTCCAGGTGCTGGCAGGATCAGCCGGCTTCTTGCTGGCGAGCTATGCTGTGG GTGCCGCTGGGGGGGTGTGTGCCCTCGCCAATGTTCTGGGTGACCCGTTGTGCCAGCTGGACCACCTGTGCCGCGAGGGCCGGTGGCAGGAGGCCCGTGACCTGCAGCACCGCCTCATTGAGCCCAACACGGCG gTCACCCGCCGGTTCGGGATCCCGGGGCTGAAGAAGGCCATGGAGTGGTTTGGCTACTATGGGGGTCCCTGCCGCGCACCCCTGGCCCCTCTGAGCCCTGCCCAGGCTGAAGAGCTGAAGAGCACCTTCAGTGCCAATGGCTGGTTGTGA
- the MORN4 gene encoding MORN repeat-containing protein 4 isoform X1 encodes MQGLWASRAALPAQQLSVPLPASSCPAVPKAVAMTLTKGSFTYSNGEEYRGEWKEGRRHGIGQLMFSDGTTYVGHFENGLFHGCGVLTFSDGSRYEGEFVQGKFSGVGVFTRCDNMTFEGEFKGGRVYGFGLLTFPDGSHGVPRNEGFFENNKLLRREKCTAIIQRAQGASKSAHSLTA; translated from the exons ATGCAAGGGCTCTGGGCAAGCCgggctgctctccctgcccagcagctctctgtgcctctccctgccagctcttGTCCTGCTGTGCCGAAGGCTGTTGCCATGACCCTCACCAAAGGCTCCTTCACCTACTCCAATGGGGAGGAGTACCGCGGCGAGTGGAAAGAAG GTCGCAGGCACGGCATCGGGCAGCTGATGTTTTCTGATGGCACTACTTACGTGGGGCACTTTGAGAACGGGCTCTTCCACGGCTGCGGCGTGCTCACCTTCTCTGATggctccag GTATGAGGGGGAGTTTGTGCAGGGCAAGTTCAGTGGCGTTGGAGTCTTCACCCGCTGTGACAACATGACCTTTGAGGGCGAGTTCAAAGGCGGGCGCGTGTATGGCTTCG gtCTCCTGACCTTCCCCGATGGCTCCCACGGCGTGCCCCGCAACGAGGGCTTCTTTGAGAACAACAAGCTGCTGCGGCGGGAGAAGTGCACGGCCATCATCCAGAGGGCCCAGGGCGCCTCCAAGTCTGCCCACAGCCTGACAGCGTGA